The Catharus ustulatus isolate bCatUst1 chromosome 16, bCatUst1.pri.v2, whole genome shotgun sequence genome window below encodes:
- the TEKT4 gene encoding tektin-4: MAQPDEPLPPVVSARPLPTRICDVVRSDRPRSCCGMAMAGFRTAKYQLPEWHRRNAGVYYSAITASAEAERGRAESKHLVKQAAASAQRAQEYSKSTLSQRLGDIQFWRMELQKEIMELDAETNLLAAQKLRLERALDATEVPYAVVIDNLECRERRQPPDLVIDEVETQLLKEADLIRDIRDLLKRMIIQATTQIRSNRIQKENCEVDWSDKVETYHIDDKCISYCADSTNVQSHPSSVKFEENASTPKSWAEFSHDNISRAQQEKLASVQLRSLINNVIHDASEDLRMQRSAGNEAFDSHCRQLDEAKLRLEQHLQQILKDIGEEEANIVNLKKAIRDKEAYLKVAQTRLYDRSFRPNVELCRDEPQFRLVSEVEELAVFLEALKRRLMESEQNLKNLEETRMKLEKEIAVKANSIFIDRQKCMSNRIRYPVDLEVASYKQ; the protein is encoded by the exons ATGGCGCAGCCCGACGAGCCGCTGCCCCCGGTCGTCTCCGCCCGCCCGCTGCCCACCAGGATCTGCGATGTGGTCCGCAGCGACAGGCCGCGCTCCTGCTGCGGCATGGCCATGGCCGGCTTCCGCACGGCCAAGTACCAGCTGCCCGAGTGGCACCGCCGCAACGCGGGCGTCTACTACAGCGCGATCACGGCCAGCGCGGAGGCGGAGCGCGGCCGCGCCGAGTCCAAGCACCTGGTCAAACAAGCGGCCGCCAGCGCGCAGCGAGCCCAGGAATACTCCAAAAGCACCCTGAGCCAGCGCCTGGGGGACATCCAGTTCtggaggatggagctgcagaaggagatCATGGAGCTGGACGCCGAGACCAACCTGCTGGCGGCGCAGAAGCTGCGGCTGGAGCGGGCGCTCGATGCCACCGAGGTGCCCTACGCGGTTGTGATCGATAACCTGGAGTGCCGGGAGCGGCGGCAGCCCCCGGACCTGGTCATCGATGAGGTGGAGACGCAGCTGCTGAAG GAAGCAGATCTGATCCGGGATATTCGGGATCTTCTGAAAAGAATGATCATCCAAGCTACCACCCAGATCAG ATCCAACCGGATCCAGAAGGAGAACTGCGAGGTGGACTGGTCAGATAAGGTGGAGACGTATCACATCGACGATAAATGCATCAGCTACTGCGCCGACAGCACCAACGtccagtcccaccccagctCCGTCAAATTCGAGGAGAA CGCCTCCACCCCGAAATCCTGGGCGGAATTCAGCCACGACAACATCTCCAGGGCgcagcaggagaagctggcGTCGGTGCAGCTGCGCTCGCTGATCAACAACGTCATCCACGACGCGTCCGAGGACCTGCGCATGCAGCGATCCGCGGGCAACGAGGCCTTCGACAGCCACTGCCGGCAGCTGGACGAGGCCAAGCTGCgcctggagcagcacctgcagcag ATCCTGAAGGATATTGGGGAGGAGGAAGCCAACATCGTGAACCTGAAAAAAGCCATCAGGGACAAGGAAGCTTACCTGAAAGTGGCTCAGACCCGGCTCTACGACAGATCCTTCAGGCCCAACGTCgagctctgcagggatgagCCCCAGTTCAG GTTGGTGAGCGAAGTGGAAGAACTGGCAGTATTCCTGGAGGCCCTGAAGAGAAGACTGATGGAATCAGAGCAGAACCTGAAGAATTTGGAGGAGACCAGGatgaagctggagaaggaaatcGCCGTGAAAGCCAACAGCATTTTTATTGACAGGCAGAAGTGCATGAGCAACCGCATTCGCTACCCCGTGGACCTGGAGGTGGCGAGTTACAAGCAGTGA